caaaaatgtattttaaaaatataacttttaaatcaattaatcaattattaaaaaaaactataaaatctaATTAGTTAAACAGtttctaataaaattaaagttaaccttaaaatttcaaaacttcgtataaattaaaacaaaatagttcttctaaaacatcatccatattaaaacggagggagtaatatctttttttttaaaacctaatGTACTTAATTTTTTGCTTACGTTGCTGATGACAGTACTTAAAGAGATCAAagatatttaacaaaataataaactaCATACAGTAGTATTATTCAGGAAACGAAATACTCAAATATCTATAtcattaaaatagaagtacaaatataaattaactcataattttgaaaattatttacaattatatgccactgaaataataaatttacctactttttagtatttttatattttatagtttaattaatgcattttcctaaaataaagtataacaaattatgtttacttatttaaaaaatattttctataatctggctaaacaataaattatacttaatcaatataaaaaatgtaacaagattttattattacaggatggttattttttattttggtatatgtctaaaaaacataaaagtgttataaaaatacataatataaaccacaaaattgcaaataatatattgaattatttattcatataaatcaaatataaaaatagataactattttattttacactaaacttttgatccataaaaatacatttgaaCAAACAAACgggttatattttaaaaatatggtcGTAACAGTTGACGGatcaaaaagtaaaataaaattatttattataaattataaaatgactgtgtttagaaacatattaaataattatttaatatttataaaatttaaaatatatattaccatttatataagataaatattttttttgttaagcaGAAACTAATATCTTCGCAGAAGCGCGGATCAAGCTCTAGCGAAGCATTAATAAGACGCGCTTTTGTGTAGtataagatatattaaaaaagagAGGAAAAATAAACTATAGTATTTGGCTAGTTCTCGGTCCGTGTGCTAAGATCTTAAAATCGATTGCAAAGTCTTCTGAAGCTCTAATCTTCCTGAAGCGATGGCTAATAAGTATGATCGGAATCCATTcgctgaggaagaagaagtcaaTCCTTTCGCTGTAAGCTTTCTTCACTTCAGGTTAACTTTTTTGCGGGATTAATAATGGACTTGTGGGAAATCTCGATGGGTTGCTAAAAAATGGAATTGAAAATTTGTGAGAGATTTGTAGctttcattgatttaatcaaaaaatgttttcgtTAAGCAAAATTGATTTTGGAATCAAATACAGAATAATAATAGTGGGAGTGTTCCGGCTGCATCGAACTCAAGACTCTCGCCTTTGCCTCCAGAGCCTGTTGGTTTCGATTATGGTCGAACCGTTGACATTCCTCTCGACAATGACCGATCCGCTTCACAGGTTGGTTGGTTGGTTTGAGATTTGAGGAGctgctttaatttattttttatgtggGGATTATTAGTTATAATAAAGCTTTGTTGGGACAATTTtagaatttgaagaagaaagaaaaggaacTTCAAGCCAAAGAAGCTGACCTTAGACGAAGGGAGCAGGTATTTTTATCTGCTAAAACTAGTTTTAATTGTTTACACGTTTCCTCTCGGTTCTTGAATTGTTTTTAAGCTGTACATGTTACAGCCTTTGGCATCAATATGCATACAAATTCTTGGTGCTATTATCTAGCCGCAGCACTGTTGCTCTTttgaatgcttttttttttatcttcttttggTTCGATGTAGGAGGTGAAGCGGAAAGAAGATGCTGCTGCACGAGGTactttttcttacaaaaaagtCTAGTCGACAAGTCACACTTTTAActgttttctcttttctctatTATGCAGCTGGAATAAGTATTGAAGTGAAAAACTGGCCGCCTATCTTCCCACTTATCCACCATGACATTGCAAATGAAATTCCTGTTCATCTCCAAAGGCTGCAGTATGTTGCCTTTGCTACCTATTTGGGTACGTTTCTTATGATAAGTAGTCCTTCCTACTTTTTCACATTTTCATTCTTCTCTTCCTTCTGTTGAGACATTTATGAAGTGGTTCTTTCTTCGGCAGGGTTGGTTCTTTGTCTATTCTGGAATATTATTGCCATTACTACAGCTTGGATCAAGGGAGAAGGTTTGTCTTATCTCATGTTTCCTCATTACTGCATAGTTAACTTAACTTACATGGGTTGTTTTTGTTCAGGAGTGACGATATGGCTTCTTGCCCTTATTTACTTCATAGCGGGTGTCCCAGGAGGCTATGTGTTATGGTATCGTCCCCTCTACCGTGCCTTCAGGTTTGGAGTTCTCTAATTTCATAGTTCTgagttttagtattttttttaactgcgcttttcatatgtttttgttGAATGTATGCAGAACTGATAGTGCATTGAGCTTTGGATGGTTTTTCATGTTCTATATGGTGAGCGGCGATTAGCTTATATGATGTTATTTACCATTTTTTCTGGGTAATATCAAATCTGAAACCTTCTTCTTGCTGCAGCTCCACATTGCTTTCTGTGTCTTTGCTGCCGTTGCTCCACCTGTTGTCTTCAAAGGCAAATCTCTTGCGtaagttttctttaaaaaaaaaacatttcctcAACATTTGAAGTTTATTTTGTCATTGCTTTTGGTATATTATCAACGCAAAGACAAGT
The Brassica napus cultivar Da-Ae chromosome A1, Da-Ae, whole genome shotgun sequence DNA segment above includes these coding regions:
- the LOC106422400 gene encoding secretory carrier-associated membrane protein 3-like, producing the protein MANKYDRNPFAEEEEVNPFANNNSGSVPAASNSRLSPLPPEPVGFDYGRTVDIPLDNDRSASQNLKKKEKELQAKEADLRRREQEVKRKEDAAARAGISIEVKNWPPIFPLIHHDIANEIPVHLQRLQYVAFATYLGLVLCLFWNIIAITTAWIKGEGVTIWLLALIYFIAGVPGGYVLWYRPLYRAFRTDSALSFGWFFMFYMLHIAFCVFAAVAPPVVFKGKSLAGILPAVDVLSGNTLVGIFYFIGFGLFCLESVVSVWVIQQVYMYFRGSGKQDELRREAARGALRAAV